The Deltaproteobacteria bacterium genome has a window encoding:
- a CDS encoding SpoVR family protein produces MELIDQHTKRIMEGCKERARDAGLRFQSETLEYIVTNKDLLELGPKNMIPTLYDYWVHEVEVLKEKGRYELFPHNPYETVINTRPAISFYNDNNPDWLNVMIFYHVLGHIDFFQNNHFFSHTWDKDFAGEALSDKRLIAMLRAEKGRWVDYVIEFARGIDNLVGYYSELSERTRPGKINSSERLDFYFDHFLQGIKQVKLSDYLKEVDRYNQSLKRFGDMGESVFFSEVTKKYPEFENLFNKHKKQKKEPARDLIQYLQQNSPFLQKQENIWMKTVMEIVRKTSIYFQPQIRTKILNEGWASYWHEKLFLEDDRIRGHEVDFARVNAKVTSLPRVGINPYAIGMRLFNYIEEWAERGRFSYEFEKIKDVYQRNKYDKETGEGMKYVFRVREDFDDFMFINTFLTQDFVDQHKLFVAGRRANTRKGVWEYYVKSRKAEDYRDMVLDSLYHPPYIEIDEQKGNENLLYLNHHFEGKPLVKEFIHNTMLGIEFLWGGTVKLETTELVPEKKVDKPYALFYAPYSVQKEESDEKKYKETRVLYTMEKRKLTRTVL; encoded by the coding sequence ATGGAACTGATCGATCAACATACCAAGAGGATCATGGAAGGGTGCAAGGAGCGGGCCCGTGACGCAGGACTCCGCTTTCAAAGCGAGACCCTGGAGTATATCGTAACCAACAAAGATCTCCTGGAACTGGGTCCCAAGAACATGATTCCCACCCTTTACGACTACTGGGTCCATGAGGTGGAGGTCCTAAAGGAAAAGGGAAGATACGAACTCTTTCCACACAACCCTTATGAGACTGTGATCAACACCCGTCCGGCCATATCCTTTTACAACGACAACAACCCGGACTGGTTGAACGTCATGATCTTCTACCATGTCCTGGGCCACATCGATTTTTTTCAAAACAACCATTTTTTCAGTCATACATGGGACAAGGATTTCGCCGGGGAGGCCCTCTCCGACAAGCGCCTGATCGCCATGCTCCGGGCCGAGAAAGGCCGATGGGTGGACTATGTGATCGAATTTGCGAGGGGTATCGACAACCTTGTCGGTTACTACAGCGAACTCTCGGAGCGGACCCGTCCCGGAAAAATCAATTCATCCGAGAGGCTGGATTTCTATTTCGACCATTTTCTCCAAGGTATCAAGCAGGTCAAGCTCAGCGATTACCTCAAGGAGGTGGATCGTTACAACCAGAGCCTCAAGCGTTTCGGTGATATGGGAGAGTCGGTCTTTTTCTCCGAAGTGACGAAGAAATACCCGGAGTTTGAGAACCTGTTCAACAAACACAAAAAACAAAAGAAGGAGCCTGCAAGGGACTTGATCCAGTACTTGCAGCAGAATTCTCCGTTTCTTCAGAAACAGGAAAATATCTGGATGAAGACGGTCATGGAGATCGTGCGGAAAACATCGATCTACTTCCAGCCCCAGATCCGTACCAAGATTCTCAACGAGGGATGGGCGAGTTACTGGCATGAGAAACTCTTTCTCGAGGACGACAGGATCAGGGGACATGAGGTGGACTTCGCCCGCGTAAACGCCAAAGTCACCTCGCTTCCCAGGGTGGGAATCAATCCCTATGCCATTGGGATGAGGCTCTTCAACTACATCGAGGAGTGGGCCGAGCGGGGCAGGTTTTCCTATGAATTCGAGAAGATCAAGGATGTGTACCAGCGCAATAAATACGACAAAGAAACTGGAGAAGGGATGAAATACGTGTTTCGGGTCAGGGAGGATTTCGACGACTTCATGTTCATAAATACTTTTCTAACCCAGGATTTCGTGGATCAACACAAACTCTTCGTCGCCGGCAGGAGAGCGAATACCCGGAAGGGGGTATGGGAATACTATGTAAAAAGCAGAAAAGCGGAAGATTACCGGGATATGGTCCTGGATTCTCTTTATCATCCGCCTTACATCGAAATCGATGAGCAGAAGGGTAATGAAAACCTCCTCTACCTGAACCATCACTTTGAAGGCAAGCCCCTGGTAAAGGAGTTCATCCACAATACCATGCTGGGAATCGAGTTTCTCTGGGGGGGGACTGTGAAGCTTGAGACCACTGAGCTGGTTCCGGAGAAGAAGGTGGACAAGCCTTATGCCTTGTTTTACGCTCCCTATTCGGTTCAAAAGGAAGAATCCGATGAGAAGAAGTACAAGGAAACGCGGGTCCTATATACCATGGAGAAGCGAAAGCTCACCAGGACGGTTCTTTAG